The genomic segment AAGTTTGAGAGTCAACTCAAAAATTTGGGACTGATTCCCTAAATCAGAATACATCTGATTTATATTTTCCCATAACTCATATGCCGTAGGAAAACACATATAATTTGCGCCAATCTCCTCTTCCATGGAGTTTACCAGCCACGTCATTACCATGTAATTTTCTGCATCCCATGTAGCATACATTGGGTCATCTTCTGACGGAGCTTTCTTGTCACCCGTTAAATATCCCGTCTTTCCTCGCCCCCGGATATACATTCTCACCGACTGAGACCATCGCAAGAAGTTGTCGCCGTTCAGCTTGATGGTGGTTATTTGAACAGGGTGTGAATCAGATGTTGTTTTTGGCAGATCTCTAGTCACTGTGGGTTGTGAGAAAGACTGGGGAATGGTGGTGGATTCGCTAGAATGTTCAGACATGGTTCTAGCTTAGGGTAATGGCGCAAAAAAATTCTGGGCAGAAAAgggtggctctgataccaacttgaAAGAGACGATTTGAGGGAATAATTCTTTTCTACTATTGAGATTGCTTTTATAGTAATTTACAGCATAATTACAGCCCAATATCAGGGATAAAATTACTAATTTAAAGGGAAAGAATATCAACCTAAAATAAAACTACCTATAATAAACTTGACAACCTATTTACCATATTTACTTGATTTACACCTCAAACCTTCCctaaataattcatattctcGACAAATCATCCAATCAAGTTAATATTCTACCAAATTTAAATTACATTTCCTTGATCGTCCTGTTATCAAAGAGTATGAAGCATTTTCATCCCTTGCTTCTTCTTGATCTAAAGCTGATGTCAAATAGTTTACCAGGCACAAGAAGGAGCTGATGTTTCTGGCGTTTTGACCGTCATGACTTTGGGGATGTAGGTTTGATTTTTATTTGCTTTTATCAGAACAGTGATAGTACTTGCACAAACGATTATCCTAAAGTCACACTTATTGATAGGTTCTATTCTGCTGTGGCTCGAACTGCCTTCAAGGGCGAAAGTCAAGAAAGCTTGCATCATTTTTGGTATTTTTCCCTTGTCAATTTTTATCATCAAACATAATACTATGTTTAAGTTATTCGTTGcacatattttatcattttttatttctGTTCTAACTCTGGACGCATGGTTTTTTCTCAACCATAACTAATATTAATATTGAGAATATctaatacaaagtctcataaaAATAATCAATGCAGCAACATTAgaatttatgaaaattaaaGTGTCTCTTATGCCCAAAAAGTGCAGTAGTTACCTGCGACTTGCGTcaggttttatttttttaataagatTTTTGTTGTAGTTGATAGGATATCAAGGATTTGTTGGGTTAGTGATgctatatgtgtgtgtgtaagtGCACGCGCGAAAATATAATGTAAAATATGTATTTGaaataaattgaaatatatatttggGAATAAAATGGAAATGTAGTAACAAGGATTGTGCTAAAAAAGACAAATACTTAAAGATGAGTGTtgttatggattgatagataagAGCAgtcaagattggaaagcgggCGTTGATGAGTACTCATACAAAAATGGAGCAAGCTAAAAATGAATATATTAGGGAAGAAGTGAATTGGAGTGATTGAAGGGAGAAAGATAAAATGGTAGGCTCAATCACAAGGAGAACGTACAAAACTTAGCTTGGCTAGAATTGTTATGTATGTTTGTAATGATTTTAGAACTAAACCTTTATTTAAAAGCTCCAGAAACAATGGAGTGCTCTATGACTGGTGATTTCATATGAAAGCAATAATATAGTCATCCCTCGTGGATTTTGTGAACTTATCAATTGAACCATTTGTACGAGTTTCTCTAAGTTCAACATTATTTAAGTTATCTGATTTGCTGATCAATTCCAGGATTGGGTTTTATGACATATTAAATCTGTTTCAGGGAAATGGTTGCTTATATTGCCAACACATTAATCTTCATCTTAAGGTAAAACATGTATCAtctctcaaaatttttcttttgtgTGTCATCTCAACTTTGGATCCAGTGACTTTTTCCTGTCTGGGATGGCATTGAATTCTTAACTTTGACGGAACAAACTAAGCAGCTTTTTGTGAGACCACAGATGTTGTTTAATGATTTAAGTTCATATTTATGGATGTGACAAAATTCTTTTGCATCAATACGCTGCTGAAATTACTGGCTGACTTGAGAGAGCATGTTTACTTTTTTGTCTTCGCAGTGGGGTAGTCATAGCCGTGAGTTTTCTTGGGGGTGACGGCATATATAAAACTAATGGTAaattcttttccttttcttaaATTAATTCACACTAAGCAAGAACATGTGGAATGctgtattttttattattgttttgtttttCTCCTGCTaaagttgttttttttttcacagAACATTCTTGGGGTTATCTATTCCTTCTGTATGTGGTTGTTCAAGTAGCCCGGGTTGTTGTAGTTGGACTATTGTTTCCATTTCTCCAATATTTTGGTTACGGTCTTGATTGGAAAGAAGCTATTATTCTTGTGTGGGCTGGTTTGCGAGGGGCCGTGGCATTGTCCCTTTCGCTCTCTGTTAAAGTGAGTTAATCTAAGCATCTTTTAGATGGTATTTTAGTCCTATCTTATTTATATGTGGTGTATTTGTGAATGAATTAGGATATCCATTTTTATATGAGTGGTATTATCCATTCTAGATTATTTcaagtataatttttttaatgtgaaAACATTGTTTACAGAAATAAACCAAATGGTTGGAGATTTCATAGGCACTACCTTATTCTTAATCTTGCTTTATTTAGGTTGgatattttaaaaacatacTTTTACATGTTTAAGATGAGGCATGCATGTTAGTGCTCGAATTTTTACAGTTCAATTAAATTTAGTTATTAGTAGCAAGTCAATAGGCAGTGACAGGTGGAATGGTAGAGTTTAATGAGGTGGAAATAATGATCAGAAAATTGTAAGTGTGGGCAGTATGGAGCTTGTAAAGCAGTTGGGAAATGTAATGTCCCCTAATCTAAGGGTTAAGAAGTTGGAAACGAACAGTTAGCAACTAATAGTTACTAATGCGGCAGATCAAGTTAAAGAGTCAACAATTGGTAAATAGTCGAGAGCTTGGCAATTCCTACATATGGAAGTCCGATTACCTTTGAATCATTTTGGATTCAGTAAATGCTTAGTGGTGAGCTAAACCACCCAAGAAGTTGGAACTCAGTAGTCAGGAAACGAACAATCCATACTCAAACGTAAAAAGAGTGATTACATAATCGAAGTTAAAACAGAGTCAAATGACAGAAGTTGTCCAAGGATTAGCAACAATGACACCGAGACAATGTAACTTGTTTTAGGCAGAGCAAATTACATGAGAGATGAACCTAACCAAGAAGATGAATCAAACTGACAAGGAAGTGCGAGCTGCAAAACAAGCTAACTTGCAGAGAGAGTGCTAACTGATATTTAGAGAAATTTAACGAATCAAAGATAATAAGACcggtaaaatataaataaacatgTGAAAGTAATTCAAAAGGAATAACTGTTAGCATGTAATCGTTATAGATGAACAATCAAGCGAACGGTAAATACAAGCGAATAGAAGAGAGTATAAATGGGAGAAGCATGTGATCCGAGTTTGGTTAAGACAGTCTAGCGGGACTGAAAAAACAAAAGAAGCAAAGTGGTCAGTAGACATTAGAAGTTGGAAAGTACAAGAAGATAACAAAGTCACGACACTGTAGAGACAAAGTGCAGCAAGCACGCAAAATTTGGCAATATATGATGTGATGACACGTGCATcgaaaatataaaataagtttCCTCAACAAATTGTGAAAGCTAAGTTCCAATTTTACGGGGGATCCGAAAAATGATGTCCTGAGTCCCAATGACCGGTTAATGCCTGTGTTTTCAAAGGCCAGCTCTAGATACAACCACATAACCTGTTATGTGCTTTTATTTagtataaaattaatttattttagtgATTCTCAGAAATTTTAGATCTTAGCACTTCGTTTAAGATATGGCTTAAGAAAAACGTACTTTTAAGGTCTTCATGATATGCTTTTGTTACCGCTCTCTCTGTAGGAATGTATTTTACTTAATATGCAAAACCTAATTGTTCAATTGTGTTCCGTCATTTCAATTCTGAATTTTTATCGCATAACATGGTTATTTTTTCCCATTTCTGATGGGGGTCATATGTTTAGTGGGTGTTTTTCGTGATTAATTCTTCATATCATTTTACAATATGCTCCAAAACTAaagttatgattattttttatttatacctttttctTTACTTTCTGTTTGCAATATTTGTACctagttttatctttttcttagtttttcctttattgatGTTTCAGCGTACCAGCGTTCACTCTACATTTATAAATTCTGATACTGGAAATCTGGTATGTCTTATAAAATTCAATGTCAACTATATGCAAATTCCCAAGTAAGAATGTTTTAACATATCCAAtggaatatatatatttctctTACTTCTTCAACACATAACGCCATAggtgttaatgattttatttatgTACGTATTTGCTTGAGTTCTAATAAATCTTACTTTTTATCGCTTTTGCAGTTTGTATTTTTAACGGGTGGAATTGTGTTCCTTACGCTTATTGTGAATGGATCAACAACGCAGTTTGTTTTAAGTGCTCTTAACATGGATAAGCTATCGGCAGCTAAGGTAAGGTTATACTTACATGTGTTATTCAGTTTCGAACACGGTGAATTTCGTCAATCATGATAGCGCAAATGGGAGTCACAAGGTTATAATAACTCAATCATGTAAGATAAACAGTGTCCAGCTGTGGATTGTGTATATACAGAAGTGGGCCAAGTGGCTGTTTAAACTTGTTGAAGTAATGCCTTAGAAATAGTAGAGCTGTGATCAATTGTACTGCGCTGACAGTACGCTGGGATCTACAGATATTAACTGATAATTTTGTGGCTTAACATGTACATTTAACACATCGAACATTCCTCAAGAATTTGTGGGGAAAACCTCCGTTTATGAAAAaggtttgcttgaaatctaggtTTTCCTATTGTATTTCGGATACgtaccaaaataaattttatcaGGAACTTTGCCAGGCGACTTTTAACAATCCCCATGCCAGAATATGTGGCAGAAAAGAACTATGACCAACATCTCCTCCTAATAACTGTAGCTTCTGGTTTCTCTCAAAGAAATGTTGCCACTCGCTTAAGTTAAATTGCGATGTAATTCTGTTATCATACTTTTTCCTGGAAAAGGCAACATAACAAATTAATATGAACGAAGAATCACGTTTTCTGTAATGCCATGTAGTGGTCCAGATTCTTTTTGTAATTGATCTCGTCTCTAAACACAGGGCTCATGATTCATAACCTCTAAACACATTTCCCCTTGTTTCTGtttctcaaacttttcaagAATTGCATACAAATTCAATATCTAGTCGATAAATTATTGCCCAGGTTATTGCATGGTATTTCTAAATTACAAAATAACACAATTGTACTCTAGCTTGAAACTAACAATCATGGAGTAAAGTCCTCAATTTATTTCTAGATGGCAAATTCTAATGTATTTCGCTGAATATACAGTAGTCATTTAAATAGGActtatctttaatttttaactACTTTTGAAATGACTCTAGACCCTAAAGGCACTCTAATATTTTAGATTATATAATTTCCTAGTTCTCTCACTTTTATCACCTGCATCTTGTAATCATGCTCTAAACTACATTTTCAGGGCGTATTTGCGTCCACAGATATGTCTCCCAAATTAAACCTTTTAATCAACGTAAtatgttaaatttataaatgcACAGTGAAATGTACAAGTGTGCACAGCATTGGCTGTATGAACGGACTTGTGTGCACTTTATGTATCTGTGATGCTGGAGGATAAATAATTTCTTGTTACCCATGTAAACTATTTACAATTTTTTCGTTCTCACATTTTATGGCAGAAAAGAATATTGAACTACACAAAGTATGAAATGTTGAACAAAGCATTAGAGGCCTTTCGTGATCTTGGTGATGATGTGGAATTGGGACCTGCTGACTGGGTCACAGTTAAGAAATACATCGCAAGCTTGAATGATGTTAACAGTGAACACATACATCCCCATTCCTCATCTGAACCTGATGATAACCTTTATTGTATGGATTTAAAAGATATCCGCGTCCGCTTCTTAAATGGTAATCATTTTATACCTAAATTTCTTGAACTTCAATGCATTTCGTTATATTTTTAGTACTTAAGCCATTTGCTGATACCTGAAAAAGTGGTGTCTTCAACTTTCGTTTGTCACTAGTTTGTCTTTTTGTTCCGGTTACAATTTAAATCGTGTAAAGATGTGATATTTTCTGTTTTACTTTTGCCAATTCCAAAGCATGGGTCCTCGAGCTACTGTCAAAGAGCTTTTGTTTCTGGATATTATTACCTGTTAGCTTAGAAAGATTTTGAATTGACTTGTTCTTTTGCTTATTGTTCTCTTTATGTTATTTAGTTGAAATCTCATATTCATTGGGACTAATATATATGTATCaaaatgaaaaacatgaaatcTATCAAACACATAATCACTTAAATGCTAcataaaaatttgtttttgtatCAATTCAGATATCTAAATGTTCGATATTATTGTGATTACAGGTGTTCAAGCAGCTTACTGGGTCATGCTTGACGAGGGAAGAATCACTCAAACAATCGCCAATCTCCTGATGTTATCTGTTGATGAAGCTATTGACCGGGTATCTGATGAGGCCTTGTGTGATTGGAAAGGTCTAAAGTCTTATGTGAATATTCCAAAATACTCCAAGATTCTTCGGTCAACCATAATCCCTCAAAAGCTTGTCACGTTGTTTGCTGTAGAAAGATTAGAGTCAGCATGCTATATTTGTGCTGCCTTTCTTCGTGCCCATAGAATTGCGAGACGGCAACTACACGACTTTATCGGTAAAAAATTATCCGTGAAATATTATTAACAAAAGCTATTGCATTTAAAGAAAACTATCTTCTTCTGATTAGATTTCAGATATTTTTGATATTATGTAAATTCAAAAAGTTGTTTTCCATTGTTGGAGCAGAACTCTGAAATGAAGATTGAAGAGTTTTTGATTTTCGATTTTCCGCAGCTTCATCAACTACTTTTGGTTTTGATCTATGTGTTTCCAGAATTCCTGTTGATCTCTTTCTTTGGGAGGAAAGTTAGTGCTTAACAAAAATACTACAATGGTAGAATTGCTCTGAGAAGTAAAAACTGTACAAACTTGCCAAAATATCGACCCTACAGGCCTTGGTTCTAATGATTCAGTGAAGCATTTCTTAATTTGCTCACACATGCATTTATCCCCTTAGGAAACAGTGAGATTGCTGCAACAGTTGATAGAGAAAGTGAGGGGGAAGGTGAGGAAGCAAAGAAGTTTCTGGAAGATGTTCGTGTTACATTTCCCCAGGTATGTAGACCGTATATTTTTGCACCTGTAGTGTTGAGTTTGTTCCCCCTAAGATTCATAAGCTGGTAACAACTTCAGGTGCTGCGTGTTGTGAAAACAAGACAAGTTACGTACACTGTGCTGAAACATTTGATTGATTATGTTCATAATCTAGAGAAGATTGGCCTATTAGAAGAAAAAGAGATGAGCCATCTTCATGATGCTGTCCAGGTAAATCACGGTGATTTATTTTACATGCATctttatttgttctttacctTCTGGAGATCACACTGACAGTAAATAAAAATGTTCTGCAGACTGACTTGAAAAAGCTGTTAAGAAACCCACCTTCAGTGAAAATccccaaattatgtgatttGATAACCGCAAATCCTTTATTGGGAGCTCTACCTTCCGCAGTATGTGAGACTCTAGTGGCATCTACCAAAGAAATAATAAAACTAAGTGGTTCTACACTTTACAAGGAGGGATCCAAGCCAGCTGGTATCTGGGTAATTTCGAGTGGTGTGGTCAAGGTATTTAGCGATACGTACTTCGTACAATTGATATGGTTGTATATTTCAGCCCAAATCATCCGATGTCATCTGTTATTGTCTCATGAATGAGTTTATATAATTGCAGTGGTCAAGTAAAATTACATGTAATAAGCCTTTATTGCACCCAATTTTTACCCATGGAAGTACTTTGGGCTTGTATGAAGTGCTTGCGCAAAAGCCTTACATCTGTGATATTGTCACTGACTCTGTGGTGCTCTGCTTCTTTATCGAAACTGAAAAGATCCTTTCTGCACTGAGATCTGATCCTGCAGTGGAAGATTTCTTTTGGCGGGTATGATGTTAGTGTTTTTCTTACAGCTTGTGCAACACTTCAAGTTCCATTTATCTCTTTGTTGCATGCCATTTCATGGATATATTATTACTTGGGAATAAATATAGAATTTCTCATCAGCATTCAGTGCAAAATAGTCCTTGGTGGCCATCAGTTTTTTCGTATCAGCTGATAAAGCTTAACTTTATTCAAGTTGCCATTCAAATAGATTAGGAGGTTGGTCCCCTAAGTCAACTATGATGAAACTGACCCCATTATCTGCAGGAGAGTGTCATTGGTCTTGCCAAACTCATACTTCCTGAAATGTTTGAACAAATGGCAATGCCAGATATAAGAGCACTCGTGGTAGAAAGATCAACGATGAACATATACACACGAGGGGATAGTTTTGAAGTACTCCATAATTCTGTTGGTCTCCTGttagaaggatacataaaaatgCAAGGTTGGCAAGGAGATTTGCTTACAGCTCCTGCAGTAATATTGCCATGTGTTGATCAAAATGCTCGGCGATCCGAAAATTTGGGTACCGGACTTGTTTCTTATTTAATCAACTTTCTTTGCCAGCACATAGTATACTAGTTTTAGATAGATTTGACAGAATGCTGCTGTGGTTTATATAATTTTCTATTTATGTTAATT from the Primulina tabacum isolate GXHZ01 chromosome 8, ASM2559414v2, whole genome shotgun sequence genome contains:
- the LOC142552745 gene encoding sodium/hydrogen exchanger 7 isoform X4, with amino-acid sequence MASILTAGELPVKLRILEENSSSSSRPTDAVIFFGISLVLGIACRHALRGTRVPYTVALLVIGIGLGASEYGTNHRLGKIGNGIRIWADIDPDLLLAVFLPALLFESSFLMEVHQIKRCMIQMFLLAGPGVLISTFCIGSALKLAFPYNWSWKTSLLLGGLLSATDPVAVVALLKELGASKKLNTIIEGESLMNDGNCGLSAILSDGSWLEVYMGSCYKIFVTSLSWGAQEGADVSGVLTVMTLGMFYSAVARTAFKGESQESLHHFWEMVAYIANTLIFILSGVVIAVSFLGGDGIYKTNEHSWGYLFLLYVVVQVARVVVVGLLFPFLQYFGYGLDWKEAIILVWAGLRGAVALSLSLSVKRTSVHSTFINSDTGNLFVFLTGGIVFLTLIVNGSTTQFVLSALNMDKLSAAKKRILNYTKYEMLNKALEAFRDLGDDVELGPADWVTVKKYIASLNDVNSEHIHPHSSSEPDDNLYCMDLKDIRVRFLNGVQAAYWVMLDEGRITQTIANLLMLSVDEAIDRVSDEALCDWKGLKSYVNIPKYSKILRSTIIPQKLVTLFAVERLESACYICAAFLRAHRIARRQLHDFIGNSEIAATVDRESEGEGEEAKKFLEDVRVTFPQVLRVVKTRQVTYTVLKHLIDYVHNLEKIGLLEEKEMSHLHDAVQTDLKKLLRNPPSVKIPKLCDLITANPLLGALPSAVCETLVASTKEIIKLSGSTLYKEGSKPAGIWVISSGVVKWSSKITCNKPLLHPIFTHGSTLGLYEVLAQKPYICDIVTDSVVLCFFIETEKILSALRSDPAVEDFFWRESVIGLAKLILPEMFEQMAMPDIRALVVERSTMNIYTRGDSFEVLHNSVGLLLEGYIKMQGWQGDLLTAPAVILPCVDQNARRSENLGAGEGSFSQQLSLYQVETRARVIIFDIAGYDPSRTLCKRSSSRMSQSADLPSGSLGREQHSGLMSWPEQFFNPKLHDLEASNRQGNNLSARAMQLSIFGSMVDITRLLFHTFIYLLRIR
- the LOC142552745 gene encoding sodium/hydrogen exchanger 8 isoform X1 yields the protein MASILTAGELPVKLRILEENSSSSSRPTDAVIFFGISLVLGIACRHALRGTRVPYTVALLVIGIGLGASEYGTNHRLGKIGNGIRIWADIDPDLLLAVFLPALLFESSFLMEVHQIKRCMIQMFLLAGPGVLISTFCIGSALKLAFPYNWSWKTSLLLGGLLSATDPVAVVALLKELGASKKLNTIIEGESLMNDGTAIVVYQLFYRMVLGWRFTWGAVIKFLSQVSLGAVGMGVAFGIASVLWLRCIFNDTVIEITLTLAVSYIAYFVAQEGADVSGVLTVMTLGMFYSAVARTAFKGESQESLHHFWEMVAYIANTLIFILSGVVIAVSFLGGDGIYKTNEHSWGYLFLLYVVVQVARVVVVGLLFPFLQYFGYGLDWKEAIILVWAGLRGAVALSLSLSVKRTSVHSTFINSDTGNLFVFLTGGIVFLTLIVNGSTTQFVLSALNMDKLSAAKKRILNYTKYEMLNKALEAFRDLGDDVELGPADWVTVKKYIASLNDVNSEHIHPHSSSEPDDNLYCMDLKDIRVRFLNGVQAAYWVMLDEGRITQTIANLLMLSVDEAIDRVSDEALCDWKGLKSYVNIPKYSKILRSTIIPQKLVTLFAVERLESACYICAAFLRAHRIARRQLHDFIGNSEIAATVDRESEGEGEEAKKFLEDVRVTFPQVLRVVKTRQVTYTVLKHLIDYVHNLEKIGLLEEKEMSHLHDAVQTDLKKLLRNPPSVKIPKLCDLITANPLLGALPSAVCETLVASTKEIIKLSGSTLYKEGSKPAGIWVISSGVVKWSSKITCNKPLLHPIFTHGSTLGLYEVLAQKPYICDIVTDSVVLCFFIETEKILSALRSDPAVEDFFWRESVIGLAKLILPEMFEQMAMPDIRALVVERSTMNIYTRGDSFEVLHNSVGLLLEGYIKMQGWQGDLLTAPAVILPCVDQNARRSENLGAGEGSFSQQLSLYQVETRARVIIFDIAGYDPSRTLCKRSSSRMSQSADLPSGSLGREQHSGLMSWPEQFFNPKLHDLEASNRQGNNLSARAMQLSIFGSMVDITRLLFHTFIYLLRIR